The Branchiostoma floridae strain S238N-H82 chromosome 10, Bfl_VNyyK, whole genome shotgun sequence genome has a segment encoding these proteins:
- the LOC118424909 gene encoding beta-1 adrenergic receptor-like: MDENQTEANVTGVAVDMELSEAWKWFLIVVLVVLIIMGTLGNFLTIYVIARHKELQTVTNAFIFNLAVTDLLVSVFVDGFNVVGIADTGFFFRSPAVCEFVGTVCVTSCICSIMTMMLIAINRYFYVTDKPRHDRLFTTPRLVAIIIALWLYSFSLFDLPLLVGWARHW; this comes from the exons ATGGATGAGAATCAAACGGAAGCGAATGTAACCGGAGTGGCTGTGGACATGGAGCTGAGCGAGGCCTGGAAATGGTTTCTCATTGTGGTACTGGTCGTCCTCATCATCATGGGCACGCTTG GCAACTTTCTGACCATTTACGTCATCGCTCGGCACAAAGAACTGCAGACCGTCACCAACGCTTTCATCTTTAATCTGGCCGTAACGGACCTGCTGGTGTCCGTGTTTGTGGACGGCTTCAATGTGGTGGGCATCGCGGATACCGGCTTCTTCTTCAGGTCTCCCGCAGTGTGTGAG TTCGTGGGGACGGTCTGTGTGACCTCCTGCATCTGCTCCATCATGACCATGATGCTCATCGCCATCAACCGTTACTTCTACGTCACGGACAAGCCACGTCACGACCGGCTCTTCACAACCCCCCGTCTGGTCGCCATCATCATCGCGCTCTGGCTCTACAGCTTCAGCCTCTTCGACTTACCTCTGTTGGTCGGATGGGCAAGACACTGGTAG